In the genome of Virgibacillus doumboii, the window CAGCGATATCGGAACTCGCGAGAAACATATATTTATATGCCGGAGATGGCCAAATTTGTTTTGAAGTCATTGACACGCTGGAACAAAAAGGAATGTGTATCCTCTCTATGGATAAGGGACCGGGTATTCAGGACATAAGTCAGGTGATGGAGGATGGATACTCAACATCTGGCGGACTTGGTGCAGGACTTCCAGGAGTTAAGCGACTAATGGATGAATTTGATGTAAGGTCGGATAGCGGGAACGGAACTGAGATAAAAGCAGTTAAATGGGTACGTTAGCACGCAAGGAGCCGAGGGGCGTGGCCTAATAACAAATAATCAGTAAAAACATACGGAAGGGGAGAACATAGATACCAGATCTCCTCTTCTTTTTTGTAAATCACTTTACAGGGGAGGTACACATTCATGGATGCCTTGCAATTAGATGCAGATAACTATAAGAATCTATTAAAGCATTACATCGAAACACAGGATGAGCAATCACTTTACGGCGCAGAACAAGTCAGCAAAACATTTATAAAAAATAATGTTCCGCCGGAGGAAATTGTGAATTTGCATAACCAGGCACTGTCCGAGCTGTATCCGGACCTGCCTGAACATATTCAACATTCCATGAATTTTTTACTGGAAACAATGATTTCGTACGGGATTGCACATCAGGAGTACCAGACATTGAGAGAACAGCAGTCAGAGCTTAAATCGGAAATTTCTGTAGCTGCGGGGATGCAGGACACGTTATTAGCTACAACCAAGCCTGAAATCGATGGGTTGGATATAGGCGTTATAAGTGTTCCGGCAC includes:
- a CDS encoding anti-sigma regulatory factor, which codes for MDLQSCVTIKEEWDIVAARQLGRDIARKTGFGSVDQARIATAISELARNIYLYAGDGQICFEVIDTLEQKGMCILSMDKGPGIQDISQVMEDGYSTSGGLGAGLPGVKRLMDEFDVRSDSGNGTEIKAVKWVR